A stretch of Lentibacillus sp. JNUCC-1 DNA encodes these proteins:
- a CDS encoding tetratricopeptide repeat protein yields the protein MNKTETAIQYMQVKDYEKAAQVFGEIIQEHPDDPVGYINFGNLLTHIKEYQRAGQFFEEAIRLDPQAGAAYYGFGTILFEQEQYAEARKQFQQALSCGLEEGDVHYSLGMTFYKENQSRLAIPYLMRASELLPDDMDVAFQYALALAQNQFIEEAKEVFERVLSFDEAHSDAHYNLGVIAMYHDQVKAAYNHFQAALTSQPDHALASNGLKQAKLHLRHDNEQ from the coding sequence ATGAATAAAACGGAAACAGCTATTCAATATATGCAAGTAAAAGATTATGAAAAAGCAGCACAAGTCTTTGGCGAGATCATCCAGGAACATCCGGATGATCCCGTCGGTTATATTAACTTCGGGAATCTGTTGACACATATCAAAGAGTATCAACGGGCTGGTCAATTTTTTGAAGAAGCGATCAGACTTGATCCTCAGGCTGGTGCGGCTTATTATGGTTTTGGCACTATTTTGTTTGAGCAGGAGCAGTATGCAGAAGCAAGAAAGCAATTTCAACAAGCTTTATCTTGTGGACTAGAAGAAGGGGATGTGCATTATTCCCTTGGGATGACATTCTACAAAGAAAATCAGTCGCGTTTGGCAATCCCCTATCTGATGCGAGCATCAGAGCTGTTGCCTGATGACATGGATGTTGCCTTTCAATACGCCCTTGCGCTTGCTCAAAACCAATTTATTGAAGAAGCAAAAGAAGTTTTTGAACGGGTTTTGTCTTTTGACGAAGCACACAGCGATGCGCATTATAATCTCGGGGTAATCGCCATGTACCATGATCAGGTGAAGGCCGCTTATAACCATTTTCAGGCAGCACTAACCAGCCAGCCGGACCATGCTTTAGCATCCAATGGTTTAAAGCAGGCAAAATTGCATTTAAGGCATGACAATGAACAATAA
- a CDS encoding RsfA family transcriptional regulator → MAKVRQDAWSHEDDLLLAETVLRHIREGSTQLKAFEEVGDHLNRTSAACGFRWNAEVRNKYISAIDLAKRQRKEKKRRLAKEQADRTTAQPQPVALTSTRHQDQEEQNDSHNIDTSNEATAWQIPESEPLTIDSVIEFLTHLKNDYNAANQSKASISRLQDENEHLQQQVDHLTQQLKQTENELTTVKDDYQVFMQIMDRARKMTVFEDQGTMKTPAFRMDKNGNLEQIAQSSSQ, encoded by the coding sequence GTGGCAAAAGTGAGACAAGATGCATGGTCCCATGAAGACGATCTGCTGCTTGCAGAAACGGTATTAAGACATATAAGAGAAGGCAGCACACAGCTAAAGGCATTTGAAGAGGTTGGCGATCATCTGAATCGGACATCAGCCGCTTGCGGTTTTCGCTGGAACGCTGAAGTCAGAAATAAATATATTAGTGCTATCGATCTTGCAAAAAGACAACGTAAAGAAAAGAAAAGAAGACTCGCGAAAGAACAAGCAGACAGAACAACTGCTCAGCCACAGCCTGTTGCTTTAACCTCAACGCGTCATCAGGATCAGGAAGAACAAAATGATTCCCATAACATTGACACGTCCAACGAAGCAACAGCTTGGCAGATACCCGAGTCCGAACCACTTACAATAGATTCAGTAATAGAATTTTTAACGCATTTAAAAAACGACTACAATGCTGCCAATCAATCGAAAGCTTCTATTTCGAGATTGCAAGATGAAAATGAACATTTACAGCAACAAGTCGATCACTTAACACAACAGCTTAAACAAACGGAAAACGAACTAACAACAGTTAAAGATGATTACCAAGTGTTTATGCAAATTATGGATCGTGCCAGGAAAATGACGGTTTTTGAAGACCAAGGCACTATGAAAACACCTGCATTTAGAATGGACAAAAACGGCAATCTCGAACAAATTGCACAAAGCTCCAGCCAATAA
- the aspS gene encoding aspartate--tRNA ligase has translation MERRTEAGLITDQQLEQTVLLKGWVHKRRDLGGLIFIDLRDRSGLVQVVFNPANSEKALKTAETIRSEYVVQVKGKVVKRSSETVNPAMATGALEVIASDVVIINSAKTPPFLIQDKDEVSEDLRLKYRYIDLRRQQLQNTFKMRHQITQAFREYLNGEGYLEMETPILTKSTPEGARDYLVPSRVHSGEFYALPQSPQLFKQLLMMGGFERYYQIARCFRDEDLRADRQPEFTQVDIETSFMTSEEIMNMTEAMMQHVMQTVKDHDLQLPLKRLTYDEAMQRFGSDKPDTRFGMELINVSSTVADSSFKVFQSAVASGGQVSLLNVKGEAENYSRKDIDKLESFAKVYGAKGLAWLKVEGGAIKGPIAKFLDGGEIDQIVSQAEAEDGDLLLFCADKSSVVYQTLGALRLKLGKELDLIDQDRFDFLWVTDWPLLEYDDESDRYTAAHHPFTMPFEEDMDKLETDPASVRANAYDLVLNGFELGGGSLRIYKRDHQETMFKVLGFTKEEAEDQFGFLLNALEYGAPPHGGIALGLDRIVMLLSGRTNLRDTILFPKTASASDLLTDAPSEVAEAQLKELTLKVDDDSKA, from the coding sequence ATGGAGCGTAGAACAGAAGCAGGCTTAATAACAGATCAACAACTGGAGCAAACCGTATTACTGAAAGGATGGGTGCATAAGCGTCGTGATCTCGGAGGGCTGATTTTTATTGATCTTCGTGATCGTTCAGGTTTGGTTCAGGTCGTGTTCAATCCAGCAAATTCCGAAAAAGCCTTGAAAACAGCTGAAACGATACGGAGTGAATATGTTGTTCAAGTTAAAGGGAAAGTTGTTAAACGCAGCTCGGAAACAGTGAATCCGGCTATGGCAACTGGAGCTCTGGAAGTCATCGCTTCTGACGTTGTAATAATCAATTCTGCTAAAACACCGCCTTTTCTTATCCAAGATAAGGATGAAGTTTCCGAAGACCTGCGTTTGAAATACAGGTATATTGATTTACGCAGACAGCAGTTGCAGAACACTTTTAAAATGCGTCATCAGATCACACAGGCTTTTAGAGAATATCTAAATGGTGAGGGCTATTTGGAAATGGAGACACCAATTTTAACAAAAAGTACTCCGGAAGGCGCCCGGGATTACCTTGTGCCAAGCCGTGTTCATTCTGGAGAGTTTTATGCCCTGCCACAATCACCGCAACTGTTTAAACAACTTTTAATGATGGGTGGATTTGAGAGGTATTATCAAATTGCGAGATGTTTCCGTGATGAGGATCTGCGGGCAGACAGGCAGCCTGAATTTACACAGGTGGACATCGAGACTTCATTTATGACGAGCGAAGAAATTATGAATATGACTGAGGCAATGATGCAGCATGTCATGCAAACTGTTAAGGACCACGATCTACAGCTGCCGTTAAAAAGGCTCACGTATGATGAAGCAATGCAACGATTTGGCAGTGATAAACCAGATACACGTTTCGGGATGGAACTCATTAATGTATCTTCAACTGTAGCAGATTCTTCTTTTAAAGTATTTCAAAGCGCAGTTGCTTCTGGTGGTCAAGTGTCGCTATTAAATGTAAAAGGAGAAGCAGAGAACTACTCAAGAAAAGACATCGACAAACTTGAGTCGTTTGCCAAAGTGTATGGCGCAAAAGGACTTGCTTGGTTGAAAGTTGAAGGTGGAGCCATCAAGGGTCCGATTGCCAAGTTTCTGGATGGAGGAGAAATCGATCAGATTGTTAGCCAAGCTGAAGCAGAAGATGGGGATTTGCTGCTATTCTGTGCTGATAAATCTTCGGTCGTTTATCAAACACTTGGAGCGCTGCGGTTAAAACTTGGCAAGGAACTTGATCTGATTGATCAGGATCGCTTTGATTTTCTCTGGGTAACGGATTGGCCCCTCTTGGAGTATGATGATGAATCTGACCGTTATACGGCTGCCCACCATCCATTTACAATGCCATTTGAAGAAGATATGGATAAGCTTGAAACAGATCCAGCATCAGTTAGAGCTAACGCATATGATCTTGTTTTGAATGGTTTCGAACTGGGCGGAGGGTCTTTGCGTATATACAAGCGAGACCACCAGGAAACCATGTTCAAAGTGCTTGGCTTTACGAAGGAAGAAGCAGAAGACCAATTTGGATTCTTATTAAATGCTCTTGAATATGGCGCACCACCACATGGCGGAATTGCGCTTGGTCTGGATCGGATTGTCATGTTGCTTTCAGGTCGCACCAATTTACGGGATACCATTTTGTTTCCGAAGACGGCGTCTGCTTCTGACTTGCTTACGGACGCGCCGAGTGAAGTAGCAGAAGCTCAGCTGAAAGAATTGACATTGAAAGTGGATGATGATTCAAAAGCTTAA
- a CDS encoding replication-associated recombination protein A: protein MTYQPLPYRMRPQHIDEIIGQEHLVGPGKILSRMVQAEQLSSMILYGPPGTGKTSMAVAFGKSLGLPVKMLNAVVDKKKDMEIVAEEAKMTGNVILVLDEVHRLDKAKQDFLLPHLERNLITLIGCTTSNPFHSINPAIRSRCHLFELHPLESQDIKVAIDRAVHDDVNGLGAKSVQLDSDALDLFAERSNGDMRTALNGLDLAVASTPESDDGTIHITLDIAEECMQKKSFSHDKDGDAHYDVLSAFQKSIRGSDPDAALHYLGRLIEAGDLDSIARRMIVTAYEDIGLANPQAGPRAVAAVEAAERIGFPEARIPLAVAIVELALSPKSNSAYKALDMALSDIRRGKAGIIPAHLKDSHYKGAKSLGRGIDYQYPHNAKQAWVNQQYLPDSIKDKNYYQPKTTGKFEQSLKSVYDNIQSQKRKQRS, encoded by the coding sequence ATGACTTATCAACCTTTACCTTATCGCATGCGCCCTCAGCACATTGATGAAATCATTGGCCAGGAGCATCTTGTTGGACCTGGTAAGATTCTTAGCCGTATGGTTCAGGCAGAACAGCTCTCATCCATGATCCTTTATGGCCCACCCGGCACAGGCAAAACTTCAATGGCAGTCGCATTCGGTAAAAGCCTTGGCTTGCCGGTGAAAATGCTGAATGCTGTTGTGGACAAAAAGAAAGACATGGAGATTGTGGCAGAAGAAGCAAAAATGACTGGAAATGTCATTCTTGTCCTTGATGAAGTTCATCGTCTTGATAAAGCGAAACAAGACTTTCTGCTCCCCCACCTCGAACGCAATTTAATTACATTAATCGGCTGCACAACAAGTAACCCATTCCATTCCATTAATCCAGCGATTCGAAGCAGATGTCATTTATTTGAACTGCATCCACTTGAATCGCAAGACATAAAAGTCGCCATTGACCGAGCAGTACACGATGATGTCAATGGGTTGGGAGCAAAATCCGTACAGCTTGATTCAGATGCCCTTGACTTGTTTGCCGAACGTTCAAACGGTGATATGCGAACTGCTTTAAACGGACTTGATCTAGCCGTGGCCTCGACACCAGAAAGTGATGATGGCACCATTCATATAACTTTAGATATTGCCGAAGAGTGTATGCAGAAAAAAAGTTTTTCCCATGATAAAGACGGTGATGCGCATTACGATGTGCTTTCAGCATTTCAAAAATCAATCAGAGGAAGCGATCCTGACGCAGCTTTGCACTATCTTGGCAGATTGATTGAAGCCGGGGATCTTGACAGTATTGCAAGGCGTATGATTGTAACAGCTTATGAAGATATTGGACTCGCCAATCCTCAGGCAGGTCCTCGCGCTGTCGCAGCGGTGGAGGCAGCTGAACGGATCGGATTTCCCGAGGCGCGGATTCCTCTTGCTGTTGCGATTGTTGAACTTGCGCTATCTCCGAAATCCAATTCTGCCTATAAAGCCCTAGATATGGCACTTTCAGATATACGTCGCGGCAAAGCAGGTATCATCCCTGCTCATCTGAAAGATTCTCATTATAAGGGAGCTAAATCATTAGGACGCGGCATTGACTACCAATACCCGCACAATGCCAAACAGGCTTGGGTCAATCAACAATATTTACCTGACTCTATCAAGGATAAAAACTATTATCAACCAAAGACGACGGGTAAATTTGAGCAAAGCCTGAAGTCTGTCTATGACAATATACAATCTCAAAAACGGAAACAAAGATCTTAA
- the mnmA gene encoding tRNA 2-thiouridine(34) synthase MnmA — protein sequence MTNHQNTRVVVGMSGGVDSSVTALLLKEQGYDVVGIFMKNWDDTDESGVCTATDDYNDVARVCNQIGIPYYAVNFEKEYWDKVFTYFLDEYKAGRTPNPDVMCNKEIKFKAFLNHALTLGADYVATGHYARVEEKDGHVRLLRGVDNNKDQTYFLNQLDASVLKKVMFPLGHLDKKEVREIAAKNDLATAHKKDSTGICFIGERDFKSFLSDYLPAQPGDMQTLQGDVMGRHDGLMYYTIGQRQGLGIGGAGEPWFVVGKNLEANILYVEQGFDNDRLQSDALIATDVNWINPDLLPGEQFECTAKFRYRQKDSHVTVTMKNANEARVEFHKTQRAITPGQAVVFYDGDICLGGGTINDVIRQEQKLDYVG from the coding sequence ATGACTAATCACCAAAACACACGTGTTGTTGTAGGTATGAGTGGGGGTGTTGATTCTTCAGTCACAGCCCTTTTATTAAAAGAGCAAGGATACGACGTTGTCGGTATTTTTATGAAGAACTGGGATGACACCGATGAATCAGGCGTATGCACTGCTACAGATGATTATAATGACGTAGCCCGGGTGTGCAATCAGATTGGTATTCCGTACTATGCTGTGAATTTCGAGAAAGAATACTGGGACAAGGTGTTCACCTATTTTCTAGATGAATATAAAGCAGGACGTACACCAAACCCTGATGTGATGTGCAACAAAGAAATTAAGTTCAAAGCCTTCCTGAACCATGCGCTGACATTGGGGGCAGATTATGTTGCAACAGGCCACTATGCTCGTGTTGAAGAAAAAGATGGGCATGTTCGGCTGTTGAGAGGTGTGGATAACAACAAAGATCAGACCTATTTTCTAAACCAGCTTGATGCTTCTGTGTTGAAGAAAGTAATGTTCCCGCTTGGGCACCTTGATAAAAAAGAAGTCAGAGAGATCGCGGCTAAAAACGATCTTGCTACCGCTCATAAAAAAGACAGCACCGGTATTTGCTTTATTGGTGAGCGCGATTTCAAATCGTTTTTAAGTGACTATCTCCCTGCTCAACCTGGAGACATGCAGACATTGCAAGGAGACGTGATGGGTCGTCATGATGGGCTCATGTACTATACGATTGGACAAAGACAAGGGCTGGGAATTGGAGGAGCCGGTGAACCGTGGTTTGTAGTGGGAAAAAATCTTGAGGCGAACATTTTATATGTGGAACAAGGTTTTGACAATGACAGACTTCAGTCTGATGCTTTGATCGCGACTGATGTCAACTGGATTAACCCGGATCTGCTGCCTGGAGAACAATTTGAATGCACTGCGAAATTCCGCTATAGACAAAAAGACAGTCACGTGACAGTGACCATGAAGAATGCGAACGAAGCCCGGGTTGAGTTTCATAAAACCCAGCGTGCAATAACACCAGGCCAGGCGGTCGTTTTTTATGACGGAGATATTTGCCTCGGCGGGGGAACGATTAACGATGTAATTAGGCAGGAACAAAAATTGGATTATGTCGGGTAA
- a CDS encoding N-acetylmuramoyl-L-alanine amidase, translating to MMRKKLGWLSVTTIIGIMLICSIHLFADTAVVEYDHLNVRSGPGTDYEKIGQVNTTDTFPIEKEDGEWVQIQYNGQSGWVSSEYITVKQDTAEHEPDSNSNQPEKSKSENEPLKTLTIQNEKVHLRKGPSIEYDITAFADKGETFDVVSETEGWLEIVSDEKNGFVYKALLAKDDQSGYGILKNKTIVIDAGHGGRDVGAIGAGGSYEKDFTLKTTLALAKELRYMGANVIMTRSQDRFKSLANRSALANNANTDAFISIHYNSTPEYPSASGIVSYYYHDQDQSLAEYIHQGLVEKTEARDRGVLKENYFVIRQTFKPAVLLELGFISNPESEGLLTTEQYQQKLVKGITLGIQKYFRNAQ from the coding sequence ATGATGAGAAAAAAGTTGGGCTGGCTGAGTGTTACGACCATTATTGGGATAATGCTTATCTGTTCCATTCATTTATTTGCGGATACAGCGGTAGTTGAGTATGATCACTTAAACGTTAGATCTGGTCCAGGAACAGACTATGAAAAAATTGGTCAAGTTAACACGACTGACACCTTTCCCATCGAAAAAGAAGACGGGGAATGGGTCCAGATCCAATATAACGGGCAATCTGGTTGGGTCAGTTCAGAGTACATAACGGTAAAACAGGATACAGCGGAACATGAGCCGGATTCAAATTCGAATCAACCAGAAAAAAGCAAATCAGAAAATGAGCCATTAAAGACCCTTACCATACAAAACGAAAAAGTTCATCTCCGTAAAGGCCCTTCAATTGAGTACGACATTACTGCCTTTGCTGATAAGGGAGAGACGTTTGATGTGGTCTCTGAAACAGAGGGTTGGCTGGAAATCGTTAGCGATGAAAAAAACGGTTTTGTTTATAAAGCCTTACTCGCCAAAGATGACCAATCTGGATATGGCATACTCAAGAACAAGACAATCGTTATTGATGCGGGACATGGCGGACGAGATGTTGGCGCAATAGGGGCTGGTGGTTCGTATGAGAAAGATTTTACACTCAAAACGACACTGGCCCTCGCTAAAGAATTGCGCTATATGGGAGCAAATGTCATTATGACTCGGTCACAAGATCGGTTTAAATCTTTAGCCAACAGATCAGCACTTGCTAATAACGCCAACACAGATGCTTTCATTAGTATTCATTACAACAGTACACCTGAATATCCAAGTGCATCAGGTATTGTCAGCTATTATTATCATGATCAGGATCAGTCTTTGGCTGAGTATATCCATCAAGGGCTGGTTGAAAAAACCGAAGCAAGAGACAGAGGTGTTTTGAAAGAAAATTATTTCGTTATCAGACAAACATTCAAGCCAGCAGTTCTTCTCGAGTTAGGTTTTATCTCCAATCCTGAGAGCGAAGGCTTACTCACAACCGAACAATATCAACAAAAGCTGGTCAAAGGCATCACATTGGGTATCCAAAAATACTTCCGTAACGCTCAATAA
- the recD2 gene encoding SF1B family DNA helicase RecD2 translates to MDVGERSDQGYIKGELLHTIFMNDSNQFSIVKLKIHETNESYPDKEIVAKGYLPRLNEGTLYYFYGALEQHAKFGMQYNVTSYRTFIPDTKTGLVAYLSSDLFHGIGKRTAEKIVDALGEQAITAIMNDRNSLNNVPGMKTDQADKLFSALQENQGFEHIAVSLATYGIGMKMAQKIYKHYKDTAMEVLTDDPYQYVYDIEGFGFQTADAIARKNGLSATHPNRIGAGCIYVLQEHVQSGHVYLPMDICVREIKKLLTTPELTEDMIIDVLKDLNTKKTVIVQQGNVYLPSLYYAEDGFAANVKRLQEQQIETDTTMAELLKITGEVEDEEILSYGEDQFEAIQKALHSKIMILTGGPGTGKTTVIKGILHAYANIHNLSLDRDDYDRKADYPFVLTAPTGRAAKRLNESTGLRAVTIHRLLGWDGQDSFEKDDHEQLDGQFLIVDEFSMVDIWLANQLFKAIPDNMQVLLVGDEDQLPSVGPGQVLSDLLKSGLIPSVQLNEVYRQKEGSKIIKLAHQIKNDTCTEADLHNDYDFSFIPCHGPQIIDVLTGVFKKAIEKGIEISDIQVLAPMYRTQAGIHTINRHLQALINPKTRQKREIRVYDVAYRVGDRMIQLVNQPEDGVYNGDIGEIVAIFREEENTENEEQVVLSFDGKEVVYSKKDYGNIMHAYCISIHKAQGSEFPIVVLPVVHGYSRMLRKNLLYTAITRSKQSLILTGEKPAFLKGIATPDTNRRYTTLINQLTNRLNTEKQDETTEDIDDNHEEEEISPYDFM, encoded by the coding sequence ATGGATGTGGGAGAGAGGTCTGATCAGGGCTATATCAAGGGTGAGTTGTTACATACAATTTTTATGAATGACAGCAATCAATTTTCTATCGTCAAATTAAAAATCCATGAAACAAATGAATCGTATCCCGATAAGGAGATTGTAGCAAAAGGCTATCTGCCAAGACTGAATGAAGGAACATTATATTATTTTTATGGGGCATTGGAGCAACATGCCAAATTTGGGATGCAATATAATGTGACATCCTACAGAACGTTCATCCCTGACACCAAAACCGGGCTCGTAGCTTACTTGTCGAGTGATTTATTTCACGGAATTGGCAAACGCACGGCTGAGAAAATCGTGGATGCACTTGGCGAACAAGCGATTACTGCCATCATGAATGATCGTAATTCACTGAACAACGTTCCTGGAATGAAGACTGATCAAGCGGATAAACTGTTCTCTGCGTTACAGGAAAATCAGGGATTTGAGCATATTGCCGTCAGCCTGGCTACATATGGCATAGGCATGAAAATGGCACAAAAAATCTACAAACATTATAAAGACACAGCCATGGAAGTTCTGACGGACGACCCTTATCAGTATGTCTATGATATCGAAGGGTTTGGTTTCCAGACTGCTGATGCCATCGCCCGCAAAAACGGGCTTTCAGCTACACACCCGAACCGGATTGGAGCGGGATGTATCTATGTCTTACAAGAACATGTTCAAAGTGGACATGTTTATTTGCCAATGGATATATGTGTCCGCGAAATCAAAAAACTGCTAACCACACCCGAATTGACAGAAGATATGATTATCGATGTTCTGAAGGATTTAAACACTAAAAAAACGGTGATCGTGCAACAAGGAAATGTTTATCTCCCATCACTTTATTATGCAGAAGATGGTTTTGCGGCTAATGTAAAACGGCTGCAGGAACAACAAATAGAAACAGATACGACGATGGCGGAATTATTGAAGATCACTGGAGAAGTTGAAGATGAAGAAATTCTCAGTTATGGGGAAGATCAATTTGAAGCGATTCAAAAAGCTTTGCACTCCAAAATTATGATCTTAACTGGGGGCCCTGGAACAGGGAAAACGACTGTTATCAAGGGCATTCTCCATGCCTATGCAAACATACATAATCTTTCTTTGGACAGAGATGATTACGACCGTAAAGCAGACTATCCTTTTGTTTTAACAGCACCAACTGGACGTGCAGCCAAAAGGCTTAATGAATCAACTGGCTTAAGAGCAGTCACGATTCATCGATTGCTTGGCTGGGATGGGCAGGACAGCTTTGAGAAGGATGACCATGAGCAGTTGGATGGACAGTTTTTAATCGTGGACGAATTTTCCATGGTGGATATTTGGCTTGCCAATCAATTGTTCAAAGCTATTCCGGATAACATGCAAGTCCTGCTCGTTGGTGATGAAGATCAGCTTCCTTCCGTAGGCCCAGGGCAAGTTTTGTCAGACCTCTTAAAAAGCGGTCTGATCCCATCTGTGCAGCTGAATGAAGTCTACCGTCAAAAAGAAGGCTCAAAAATTATCAAGCTCGCTCACCAAATTAAAAACGATACATGTACTGAAGCGGATCTGCATAACGACTATGATTTTAGTTTCATCCCTTGTCACGGGCCACAGATCATTGATGTATTAACAGGGGTTTTTAAGAAAGCTATAGAAAAAGGCATTGAGATCTCAGATATCCAGGTTCTTGCACCGATGTACCGGACACAGGCAGGTATTCATACCATCAACCGTCATTTACAGGCTCTTATTAACCCGAAAACACGTCAAAAGCGAGAGATTCGTGTGTATGATGTTGCTTACAGAGTCGGGGATCGAATGATCCAGCTTGTTAATCAGCCGGAAGACGGGGTATACAATGGTGACATCGGTGAGATTGTAGCGATTTTCAGAGAAGAAGAGAATACAGAAAACGAAGAACAAGTTGTTTTGTCATTTGATGGAAAAGAAGTTGTGTACAGCAAGAAAGATTATGGGAACATCATGCATGCGTATTGCATTTCGATTCATAAAGCGCAAGGAAGCGAATTTCCGATAGTTGTGTTACCGGTAGTTCATGGATACAGTCGAATGCTGCGTAAGAATCTCTTGTATACTGCTATTACACGAAGTAAACAGTCCTTAATTCTTACTGGTGAAAAACCCGCATTCTTAAAAGGTATTGCAACACCAGATACAAATAGGCGCTATACCACACTGATCAATCAACTTACAAACCGTTTAAACACTGAAAAACAAGACGAGACGACTGAAGATATCGATGATAACCATGAGGAAGAAGAAATTAGTCCGTATGATTTCATGTAA
- a CDS encoding cysteine desulfurase family protein, translating into MNSIYLDHAATTPIDPQVLSVMNTVQADVFGNPSSIHSFGRQARFHLDEARHTMAQTINAQDKEIIFTSGGTEADNLALIGTALANEHKGRHIITTAIEHHATLHTAEYLEKNGFEVTYLPVDEQGLVHLDEVDKALRADTILVSVMYVNNETGVIQPVKEIASMLVDHQAFFHTDAVQAFGLIDIDVKKDGIDLLSVSAHKINGPKGIGFLYAGEDVLLETLQHGGEQERKHRGGTENMGGVAGFKTAVEIMGNTKRARSDLYEGYKTLFLEVLEEENIPFRLNGSVKTTVPTILNISFPGTQVESVLINLDLEGVAASSGSACTAGSVEPSHVLSAMYGSDDSRTTNSIRFSFGFANHEKNVADAARRTAKVMHRLMKKGGAGS; encoded by the coding sequence ATGAATTCTATATATTTGGATCATGCCGCTACAACGCCAATTGATCCCCAAGTTCTGAGTGTGATGAATACTGTGCAAGCGGATGTGTTTGGCAATCCGTCGAGCATTCATTCATTCGGACGACAAGCCCGATTTCATCTGGACGAGGCAAGGCATACTATGGCTCAGACCATCAACGCGCAGGATAAAGAAATTATTTTTACAAGTGGAGGTACAGAAGCTGATAATCTTGCTTTAATTGGCACGGCATTGGCTAACGAGCATAAAGGCCGTCATATTATAACAACTGCCATTGAACATCATGCAACACTTCATACAGCTGAATATCTCGAGAAAAACGGATTCGAAGTGACATATCTTCCGGTTGATGAGCAAGGTCTCGTTCATCTTGATGAAGTTGACAAAGCCCTCAGAGCTGATACAATTCTTGTCTCTGTGATGTATGTCAACAATGAAACAGGGGTTATCCAACCAGTTAAGGAAATAGCCTCAATGTTGGTAGATCATCAAGCTTTCTTTCATACAGATGCTGTACAGGCTTTTGGTTTGATCGATATTGATGTGAAAAAGGATGGCATCGATCTATTGAGTGTATCGGCACATAAAATTAACGGCCCTAAAGGCATCGGATTTTTATATGCCGGTGAAGATGTCCTCTTGGAAACACTTCAGCATGGCGGAGAACAGGAGCGTAAACATCGCGGTGGTACAGAAAACATGGGCGGTGTTGCTGGGTTTAAAACAGCTGTTGAGATTATGGGAAATACAAAACGTGCACGCTCGGATCTTTACGAAGGGTATAAAACGCTATTCTTGGAAGTGCTGGAAGAGGAGAACATTCCTTTTAGGCTGAACGGAAGCGTAAAAACAACAGTTCCGACGATATTGAATATCAGTTTTCCAGGTACTCAAGTGGAGTCGGTGCTTATTAATCTCGATCTTGAAGGTGTTGCAGCTTCAAGCGGAAGCGCATGTACGGCAGGATCCGTTGAGCCTTCACATGTACTCTCTGCCATGTATGGCTCAGACGATAGCCGTACTACAAATTCGATTCGTTTCAGTTTTGGCTTTGCCAATCACGAAAAAAATGTCGCTGACGCCGCCAGACGAACAGCCAAAGTCATGCATCGTTTAATGAAAAAAGGAGGTGCAGGATCATGA